In Bacteroidales bacterium, a single genomic region encodes these proteins:
- a CDS encoding T9SS type A sorting domain-containing protein, with amino-acid sequence MKKTIIIILSILLIALVQQGFGQFVQVGNGSYTTVFPGVDPAGRNTYPSGTPHLSGNAVGKPVPTNDWWSAVAKTGQASNLFNYPFTMKTTPQGLLVTYIPFGPIDDIQPVIVGVSGLSATTTKVSDYSDWTVTFDWNDGTRRFQATAGVGMPFLYFTKNQSDVARVTVNQGTVTVSNEMILVVDARNGADFAIYAPTGSTWTQTGNVYTSDLNGKNYWSLAFIPLTASNVAAVANEYKQYAYVFPVNTTANYSYNESTSVMRTDFEVETDIKEGANTNMLLGLLPHQWANLAADSPVPDRYSYAVIRGEMKTMAGNSFSVENTFNGVLPTMPYVDFYSEGFSPLELTEKVESLENSVMATWTDSYNEGQIFNQLLQTARIADLMGNLESRNKMLNTIKTRLEDWFKAEPGEVAFLFYYNSTWSAMIGYPAGHGQDGGLNDHHFHWGYFIQACAFVEQYEPGWAEGWGGMVNLLVRDAAAADRNDPMFPYLRNFNPYTGHSWADGFAIYPQGNNQESSSEAMVFASALINWGAAIGDDAIRDLGIYIYTTEYTGIEEYYMDMNHRNFPPTQQYALISRLWGNAYDNQTFWTGDIAASYGIEIYPIQGGSLYLGLNAAYALELWSEVAANTGILNNEPNPNLWHDEWWKFLAFIDPSQAIEMYNSYPDRQLKFGVSDAQTYHWVHAMNALGKVNAGITADYPIAAAFHLDGNTNYVANNYSGSPITVTFSDGYQLAVPARKMVTSLDCALTGVIATPFQQAYIGGSVELNLTVSGGTPTKVEFMDGANSIGIITSPPFNFNATNLQFGIHSFYAKIYDGDRFNITNMVKVQVGDQYPYGGTASTIPGVIQPGNYDFYIGGKGQNIAYFDATANNEGDYRTDESVDAFLDPNEGATVEYIISGEWLEYTVNVAQSGLYSLAFRYASNNSAGGGPFHLELDGQAITGPIAVTSTSGWDIWATKTVTGIPFTPGEHLLRVAFSNGEFNFGKMTFTRTGDLNFTYPIAHAGDDFKVVLPLNSATLDGSASTESGGNPLTFEWSQNYGPSVVIFSDPTAVNPTINGLVEGVYSFRLQVANPDLRTDFDDVLVMVTPFENTPPTVALISPANNAVFTEGKPVTITAMASDFDGTVQKVEFFANDVLISTITSAPYTYQWFPYEGDYVLVAKATDNEGAESTSQPVNITVDPLMLCSGTSTAASQGTFTDGYKWTYETVGTNVVIHFELFDNKIGVVAYLWKQNPFTEIPMTHVSGRLFVATISGQTIGETISYACKFAYQGGMSVTTYIQYVVGSNCTAVGVENPSASPLSFYPNPVTNELYFSNINDVAQISIYDLWGKLVLTKNNIATGEKLDVSMLGKGVYFIRVEDEFTIRTGKLVKQ; translated from the coding sequence ATGAAAAAAACAATAATAATTATCCTGAGCATTCTGCTTATTGCATTGGTGCAGCAAGGGTTTGGACAATTTGTCCAGGTCGGGAACGGTAGCTATACTACCGTTTTCCCCGGCGTGGATCCGGCTGGCAGGAACACTTATCCTTCAGGCACTCCGCACCTGAGCGGAAATGCTGTGGGTAAACCCGTTCCAACCAACGACTGGTGGTCGGCAGTGGCAAAGACCGGCCAGGCCTCCAATCTTTTTAATTATCCTTTTACTATGAAAACGACCCCGCAGGGGCTTTTGGTAACCTACATTCCCTTTGGCCCGATTGACGACATTCAGCCGGTGATTGTGGGCGTTTCAGGTTTGTCAGCCACCACTACCAAGGTTTCTGATTATTCCGACTGGACGGTAACGTTTGACTGGAACGATGGAACGCGTCGTTTCCAGGCTACTGCAGGAGTTGGAATGCCATTTTTGTATTTTACCAAAAATCAGAGCGACGTGGCCCGGGTAACAGTGAATCAGGGTACAGTGACCGTTTCCAATGAAATGATCCTCGTGGTGGATGCGCGCAACGGCGCCGATTTCGCCATTTACGCTCCCACCGGCAGTACATGGACACAAACGGGTAACGTTTACACTTCAGACCTGAACGGTAAAAATTACTGGTCGCTCGCTTTTATTCCGCTCACTGCCTCTAACGTTGCTGCAGTGGCCAATGAATACAAGCAATACGCTTATGTGTTTCCGGTAAATACCACAGCCAATTACAGTTACAATGAAAGCACTTCGGTGATGCGAACCGATTTTGAGGTTGAGACCGACATAAAAGAGGGCGCCAACACCAACATGCTGCTCGGACTCTTGCCGCACCAGTGGGCTAACCTGGCTGCCGACTCGCCGGTTCCTGACCGATACAGTTATGCGGTAATTCGTGGTGAAATGAAAACTATGGCCGGCAACAGTTTCAGTGTGGAAAATACATTTAATGGTGTCCTCCCCACTATGCCTTATGTTGATTTTTACAGCGAAGGATTCTCTCCCCTTGAATTAACCGAGAAAGTTGAAAGTCTCGAAAATTCGGTAATGGCCACCTGGACTGACTCTTACAACGAAGGCCAGATTTTTAACCAACTTCTGCAAACAGCCCGCATTGCCGATTTGATGGGAAATCTCGAATCGCGAAACAAAATGCTGAATACCATCAAAACACGTTTGGAGGACTGGTTCAAGGCAGAGCCGGGTGAAGTGGCTTTTTTGTTTTACTACAATTCCACCTGGTCGGCAATGATTGGCTATCCGGCGGGGCACGGACAGGACGGCGGGTTGAATGATCACCATTTCCACTGGGGTTATTTTATCCAGGCCTGCGCTTTTGTAGAACAATACGAGCCGGGTTGGGCTGAGGGCTGGGGCGGTATGGTGAATTTGCTTGTTCGCGATGCAGCTGCGGCTGACCGAAACGATCCGATGTTTCCTTACCTGCGAAACTTTAATCCTTATACCGGCCACAGTTGGGCCGATGGTTTTGCCATTTACCCGCAGGGGAATAACCAGGAGTCAAGTTCCGAAGCGATGGTCTTCGCTTCAGCGCTGATCAACTGGGGTGCTGCAATTGGGGATGACGCCATACGCGACCTGGGAATTTATATTTACACCACCGAATACACCGGCATTGAAGAATACTACATGGACATGAATCACCGAAACTTCCCCCCAACTCAGCAATATGCCCTAATCTCCCGTCTTTGGGGGAATGCTTACGACAACCAGACTTTTTGGACCGGGGATATTGCCGCTTCTTACGGTATCGAAATTTATCCAATTCAGGGTGGCTCGCTTTACCTTGGGCTGAATGCTGCTTATGCCCTGGAGCTGTGGAGCGAAGTGGCAGCCAACACCGGCATCCTGAATAACGAACCCAATCCAAACCTCTGGCACGACGAGTGGTGGAAATTCCTGGCTTTCATTGACCCTTCTCAGGCCATTGAAATGTACAATTCGTATCCCGATCGACAATTAAAATTCGGCGTTTCCGATGCCCAGACCTATCACTGGGTGCATGCCATGAATGCTTTAGGGAAAGTAAATGCCGGAATAACTGCTGATTACCCCATCGCTGCTGCATTTCACCTGGATGGAAACACAAACTACGTGGCCAACAATTATTCAGGATCGCCCATCACTGTGACTTTTTCCGACGGATACCAACTGGCAGTCCCGGCAAGAAAAATGGTGACCAGTCTCGATTGCGCCCTCACCGGGGTCATTGCTACTCCTTTTCAGCAGGCTTATATTGGTGGATCGGTTGAACTGAATTTAACAGTTTCGGGTGGTACACCAACAAAAGTTGAATTTATGGATGGCGCCAATTCTATCGGAATTATTACCTCGCCACCCTTCAACTTTAACGCCACCAATCTACAATTTGGGATTCATAGCTTTTATGCTAAAATATATGATGGAGACCGGTTCAACATCACCAATATGGTAAAAGTACAGGTTGGCGATCAATACCCTTATGGCGGAACCGCTTCAACCATTCCAGGCGTCATCCAGCCCGGGAACTACGATTTTTACATTGGCGGGAAAGGACAGAATATTGCTTACTTCGATGCAACAGCCAACAATGAGGGCGATTACAGAACCGACGAATCTGTGGATGCTTTTTTAGATCCCAATGAAGGGGCAACTGTAGAATATATTATATCCGGAGAATGGCTTGAATACACCGTGAACGTTGCCCAATCGGGTCTTTATTCACTCGCATTCCGCTATGCCTCCAACAATTCGGCGGGTGGCGGTCCATTTCACCTCGAGTTGGATGGCCAGGCCATTACCGGTCCGATCGCCGTTACATCAACATCGGGATGGGATATCTGGGCTACCAAAACAGTTACCGGAATTCCGTTTACACCAGGCGAACACCTGCTTCGGGTTGCGTTTTCAAATGGAGAGTTTAATTTTGGAAAAATGACCTTTACCCGAACAGGAGACCTTAATTTTACCTATCCGATTGCCCATGCCGGGGATGATTTTAAGGTCGTTCTCCCATTAAATTCAGCAACGCTCGATGGCTCTGCAAGTACCGAGTCGGGCGGAAATCCACTCACTTTTGAATGGTCGCAGAATTATGGCCCATCTGTTGTAATTTTTTCAGATCCAACTGCAGTAAATCCAACAATCAATGGGCTTGTGGAGGGCGTTTACAGTTTCAGGCTTCAGGTTGCGAACCCCGATTTACGCACCGATTTTGATGACGTTCTTGTCATGGTAACGCCATTCGAGAATACTCCACCAACTGTAGCGTTGATTTCTCCTGCGAATAACGCAGTTTTTACCGAAGGAAAACCTGTTACCATCACCGCTATGGCCAGCGATTTTGACGGAACAGTTCAGAAAGTTGAGTTCTTTGCCAATGATGTGCTGATCAGCACGATAACTTCTGCACCATACACTTATCAGTGGTTCCCCTATGAAGGCGATTATGTACTTGTAGCTAAAGCCACCGATAACGAAGGGGCAGAAAGTACCTCACAACCGGTGAACATCACCGTTGATCCGCTGATGCTTTGTTCGGGAACTTCCACCGCAGCATCGCAGGGCACATTCACCGACGGCTACAAATGGACTTACGAAACCGTCGGAACCAATGTGGTCATCCATTTTGAATTGTTTGATAACAAAATCGGCGTTGTGGCTTACTTGTGGAAACAAAATCCATTCACCGAAATCCCAATGACCCATGTAAGCGGAAGACTTTTCGTAGCAACGATCAGCGGCCAGACAATAGGCGAAACCATCAGCTATGCCTGTAAGTTTGCCTACCAGGGTGGAATGTCTGTAACAACTTACATCCAATACGTAGTCGGATCGAATTGCACGGCGGTGGGTGTTGAAAATCCATCGGCATCGCCATTATCATTTTATCCAAACCCGGTTACCAATGAATTGTATTTCAGTAATATCAATGATGTAGCTCAGATTTCAATTTACGATTTGTGGGGAAAACTGGTTTTAACCAAAAACAATATTGCCACTGGTGAAAAACTGGATGTCAGTATGTTGGGCAAAGGAGTTTATTTCATTAGGGTCGAAGACGAATTTACGATCAGAACAGGCAAATTAGTGAAACAATAG
- a CDS encoding PKD domain-containing protein, with translation MIVEIESANDDPVDLLIVEGGSGATISEENFSVPGKISRTLTWAGTPPEDVILNVLWSKVSFGGNWQLNQANITVPFAAVCEIVEPKPYLALDVQDNFENDGYATVSGWKFQDADTPTDLTITQDPVNASNNVADYNRSGNFLYTNAKVELDHRMDLTARRKFSMKVYFPSSNNYQGDLTPTAAIKLQNSLLGANAWTTQTEIIQPVTLFDQWVTLTFNFIEAKDIEDYDQIVIQLGGEGHNIPAQFYFDDFRLLGPITGIEANFSAEPLSGYSPLTVQFTDLSTGSPTGWRWDFNGDGVIDSQLKNPTYTYESPGNYTVYLKAQTTFLSDQITKYHYISVSELVLPDYIYIDFDDNVNVEFSGWPNDPAAVANPDISGINTSPTVGSWERSGEAFANIYTLLDATVNFSNSSIFLLKVHAPVACEVLLKLENSTNPALFQERTASVTTPDVWQQLIFDFAGAESDLYDRIIVFFDFGSNTNNTFFFDELMGPPPTGIALYKPLLALDVQDNFEDDGYATISEWFFQDPGLMPLVVVADPVNAGNNVAEYDRSGTFQYTNAQFILEHRMDLTERNKFEMKVYFPSSNNYTGALLPKIELKLQNSLLGALAYTTQSVFYHEVNDFDQWLTLVFDFSFVADSVNYDQVVVQFGGEGHLEPGLFYFDDINLLDVPVEQAIQLNAGWSGISSYVIPANPALEDLLAPFEDELIILVGQNGFYYPEIGTNTLINWEPQNGYAVKMNAPAQITFSGAEMAGSTISVPSGWSYLPVLSACEVSVQDLTDAHSEIIMIKEIAGYNLAWPENGITTLGQLVPGKAYYIYSTAGFTLTFPVCAP, from the coding sequence ATGATTGTGGAAATAGAATCTGCAAATGATGATCCCGTTGATCTGCTAATTGTTGAAGGTGGCAGTGGTGCTACTATTTCAGAGGAGAATTTTTCTGTACCTGGAAAAATTAGCAGGACGCTGACCTGGGCAGGAACTCCTCCTGAGGATGTGATCTTAAATGTGTTGTGGAGCAAGGTATCTTTTGGTGGCAACTGGCAATTGAACCAGGCAAATATCACTGTTCCTTTTGCAGCAGTTTGTGAGATTGTAGAGCCTAAGCCTTACCTGGCACTGGATGTTCAGGATAATTTTGAAAACGATGGCTATGCAACTGTTTCTGGCTGGAAATTCCAGGATGCAGACACTCCAACCGATCTGACCATAACCCAGGATCCGGTAAATGCTTCAAACAATGTGGCTGATTATAACCGTTCAGGAAATTTCCTATACACAAATGCCAAAGTCGAACTCGACCATCGAATGGATCTTACTGCCCGCCGCAAGTTTTCGATGAAAGTATATTTCCCTTCCTCGAATAATTACCAGGGTGATCTGACTCCAACGGCAGCCATTAAATTGCAGAACAGCTTACTTGGTGCAAATGCCTGGACAACCCAGACTGAGATTATTCAACCGGTGACTCTTTTTGACCAGTGGGTGACGCTTACCTTTAATTTCATTGAAGCCAAAGATATTGAGGATTATGACCAGATCGTGATTCAACTTGGCGGCGAAGGCCACAACATACCGGCACAGTTTTATTTTGATGATTTCAGACTTTTGGGTCCCATCACAGGTATTGAAGCTAACTTTTCTGCCGAACCTCTCTCCGGATATTCACCCTTGACTGTGCAGTTTACCGATCTCTCAACAGGTTCGCCAACCGGATGGAGATGGGATTTTAATGGTGATGGTGTTATTGACTCACAATTGAAAAATCCTACATACACCTACGAATCACCAGGCAATTACACCGTTTACCTAAAAGCCCAGACAACTTTCCTGTCGGATCAAATCACTAAATACCATTACATCAGCGTTTCTGAACTGGTGCTGCCCGATTATATATACATCGATTTTGATGACAACGTAAATGTTGAATTTTCAGGCTGGCCGAATGACCCGGCAGCAGTTGCAAACCCAGATATTTCAGGGATCAACACCAGCCCGACTGTTGGCTCATGGGAGAGATCGGGCGAGGCCTTTGCCAATATTTATACTTTGCTCGATGCAACGGTGAATTTCAGCAATTCCAGCATCTTCCTGCTGAAAGTTCATGCACCGGTGGCCTGCGAGGTGTTGCTCAAACTGGAGAACTCTACAAATCCTGCCCTTTTCCAGGAACGTACCGCTTCAGTTACAACGCCTGATGTATGGCAGCAACTGATTTTCGACTTTGCCGGTGCTGAGTCTGATCTGTACGATCGTATCATCGTCTTCTTCGATTTTGGCAGCAATACCAACAACACCTTTTTCTTCGATGAACTGATGGGGCCGCCTCCAACCGGCATTGCCCTCTACAAGCCTTTACTTGCGCTTGACGTTCAGGATAATTTCGAAGACGACGGCTATGCTACCATCAGCGAATGGTTTTTCCAGGATCCGGGTCTGATGCCGTTGGTTGTGGTTGCTGATCCTGTTAATGCCGGTAACAATGTGGCTGAATACGACAGATCAGGCACTTTTCAATACACTAATGCGCAGTTTATCCTCGAACACAGGATGGATCTGACGGAGCGGAACAAGTTTGAGATGAAAGTATATTTTCCTTCATCCAACAATTATACCGGCGCTCTTTTACCAAAAATTGAGCTTAAATTGCAAAACAGCCTACTTGGAGCATTAGCCTACACTACACAGTCAGTATTTTATCATGAAGTGAATGATTTTGATCAATGGCTGACCCTTGTTTTCGACTTCAGCTTTGTAGCCGATAGCGTGAATTACGACCAGGTTGTGGTTCAATTTGGGGGCGAAGGTCACCTGGAACCCGGCTTGTTTTATTTTGATGACATCAATTTGCTGGATGTTCCGGTTGAGCAGGCTATTCAGCTCAATGCCGGCTGGAGTGGTATTTCAAGTTATGTGATCCCTGCCAATCCCGCGTTGGAAGATTTACTGGCGCCATTTGAGGATGAATTAATTATCCTTGTTGGCCAGAATGGCTTCTATTATCCCGAAATCGGAACCAACACCCTAATCAATTGGGAACCGCAAAATGGATATGCTGTCAAAATGAACGCTCCTGCACAGATTACTTTCTCAGGCGCAGAAATGGCTGGTTCTACCATAAGTGTTCCATCGGGCTGGTCTTATCTGCCGGTATTGAGCGCCTGCGAAGTTTCGGTGCAGGATTTAACTGATGCCCACAGTGAGATCATCATGATCAAGGAGATCGCCGGATACAATCTTGCATGGCCTGAAAACGGAATCACAACTCTCGGGCAACTTGTCCCCGGCAAAGCATATTATATTTATTCAACTGCCGGTTTCACGCTTACATTCCCGGTTTGTGCTCCTTAA
- a CDS encoding T9SS type A sorting domain-containing protein, whose protein sequence is MKKIHLILAIVFFAVTAQAQYIYNDFDANQNETFLGWPNAPTVVANPNPSGINTSANVGQWVRTTEQWAHAYLLLDGKIDFTTGQTFSLKVWSPIACVVLFKLEDKNNGAIFVEVPQNITTPNQWVQLNFNFATASSGVYDKIVIFFDFATTTDNTFFFDDVTGPEYSGGGPSNPVVLPVTFEDPLINYGLIDFGGNFSEIVTDPTNPSNTVAKTIKTALAEPWAGTTVGGTAGFPTPIPFVPGSTLMTVDVWSPTAGTPIRLKVEAYNDPNISVETETNTTVANAWETITFDFMNEAPGTAEINFGYSYNKASIFFNFDTPGSVAGEQTYYWDNMAFAGENPEKPLMAADVQDNFENDGWGTIPSWKFQDPELVDLTIVNDPLNAANHVANYTRSGSFEWTNAQFILEHRMDLTVRNIFQIRVLFPSTNNYTGGLTQKAAIKLQNSLLGGNAWTTQTEILQDVTALDEWVTLQFDFSSVSDRTDYDQVVVQFGGEGHFVPAQFYFDDIELLNPVGISSNEISKLDISPNPANTYFRITNSDHLKTVEVFNITGQRVMNFNDVPQQISVSSLPKGIYSIKATGYDGLQYVNKVVVQ, encoded by the coding sequence ATGAAGAAGATTCACTTAATCTTAGCCATTGTGTTCTTTGCTGTAACAGCTCAGGCACAATACATTTACAACGATTTTGATGCAAATCAAAACGAAACTTTCCTTGGTTGGCCAAATGCGCCAACTGTTGTAGCCAACCCCAATCCATCCGGCATTAACACCAGTGCCAATGTTGGCCAATGGGTGCGTACCACCGAGCAATGGGCACATGCCTATTTACTTCTTGATGGTAAAATTGATTTTACCACAGGTCAGACTTTTTCGTTAAAAGTATGGTCGCCAATTGCATGCGTCGTCCTTTTTAAGCTGGAAGACAAAAACAATGGCGCCATCTTCGTTGAAGTACCTCAAAACATCACTACTCCCAATCAATGGGTGCAACTGAACTTCAATTTTGCCACTGCTTCTTCAGGAGTTTATGACAAGATTGTCATCTTTTTTGATTTTGCTACCACCACTGATAACACTTTCTTTTTTGATGATGTTACAGGTCCTGAGTACAGCGGAGGTGGTCCTTCCAATCCGGTTGTTCTGCCTGTAACCTTTGAAGATCCTTTGATTAATTACGGCCTGATTGACTTTGGTGGAAATTTCTCTGAGATTGTTACTGATCCAACCAATCCGTCGAATACAGTTGCAAAAACCATCAAAACTGCTCTTGCTGAGCCTTGGGCAGGCACCACTGTCGGCGGTACTGCCGGTTTCCCCACCCCAATTCCCTTTGTTCCCGGCTCAACCTTAATGACTGTGGACGTTTGGTCGCCGACTGCCGGAACGCCGATCCGTTTGAAAGTGGAAGCATACAACGATCCCAACATCAGTGTTGAGACTGAAACAAACACCACAGTTGCCAACGCGTGGGAAACGATTACGTTCGACTTTATGAATGAAGCCCCCGGAACAGCCGAGATCAACTTTGGTTACAGCTACAACAAAGCCTCCATCTTTTTTAACTTTGATACACCTGGCTCAGTTGCCGGCGAACAAACTTATTACTGGGACAACATGGCCTTTGCCGGTGAAAACCCCGAAAAGCCTCTTATGGCAGCAGATGTACAGGACAATTTTGAAAATGACGGCTGGGGAACAATCCCTTCATGGAAATTTCAAGATCCGGAGCTCGTGGATCTTACCATCGTTAATGACCCGTTAAACGCAGCGAACCATGTAGCCAACTATACGCGTTCAGGCTCATTTGAATGGACAAATGCGCAGTTTATCCTTGAACACCGTATGGATTTGACCGTAAGGAATATCTTTCAAATCAGGGTGTTATTCCCTTCTACTAACAATTATACAGGCGGCCTTACCCAAAAAGCAGCAATCAAACTGCAAAACAGCCTTTTGGGTGGAAATGCCTGGACTACACAAACTGAAATATTACAGGACGTCACTGCTCTTGATGAATGGGTAACGTTGCAATTTGACTTCAGCTCCGTTTCCGACAGAACTGATTACGACCAGGTTGTGGTGCAATTTGGCGGTGAAGGACATTTTGTTCCGGCACAATTCTATTTTGATGATATCGAACTGCTCAACCCGGTTGGGATTTCAAGTAATGAAATCTCAAAACTTGATATCAGTCCAAATCCTGCGAATACCTACTTTAGGATAACCAATTCTGATCACCTGAAAACGGTGGAAGTTTTTAATATCACCGGACAAAGGGTGATGAACTTCAACGATGTACCGCAACAGATTTCGGTGAGTAGTTTGCCAAAAGGTATTTATTCGATCAAAGCCACTGGATATGATGGTTTGCAGTATGTTAACAAAGTAGTTGTACAATAA
- a CDS encoding glycosyl hydrolase — MEPGRAICYSGFREGQHPGHIYPTYDEIREDLLILHGHWKYLRLFDCDQHAETVLEVIRHEKLDFRLMLGAYIGAEMNNFNCPWNGGVYSEEQLEFNMVYNQKRIECLIGLAKKYPEIIFSVSVGNEACVEWTDHYVPESKVMDYVQQVKAKIAQPVTFCENYVPWLIKLQNLAEAVDFISIHTYPVWEYRHISEALNYTRENYYAVANKYPQKQVAITEAGWATSSNGRGIHPENVNEEFQKIYFEKLMEWTAKENILAFFFEAFDESWKGSPEPLEPEKHWGLFKVDRTPKVAVKQVNGK; from the coding sequence ATCGAACCCGGCCGCGCCATTTGCTATTCTGGGTTCAGAGAAGGGCAGCATCCCGGCCACATCTACCCTACTTATGATGAGATCAGGGAAGACCTGTTGATCCTGCACGGCCATTGGAAATACCTCCGCCTGTTTGATTGCGACCAACACGCCGAAACAGTTTTAGAAGTTATTCGCCATGAAAAACTCGATTTCCGGCTGATGCTCGGGGCTTATATTGGCGCCGAGATGAACAACTTCAATTGCCCCTGGAATGGAGGGGTTTATTCGGAAGAGCAATTGGAATTCAACATGGTGTACAATCAAAAACGCATAGAATGTTTAATCGGGCTGGCGAAAAAATACCCGGAGATCATCTTTTCGGTTTCAGTGGGAAATGAAGCCTGTGTGGAGTGGACCGATCATTATGTCCCCGAAAGCAAAGTGATGGATTATGTGCAACAGGTAAAAGCCAAAATCGCCCAACCGGTTACTTTTTGCGAAAACTATGTGCCGTGGCTGATCAAATTGCAAAATCTGGCCGAAGCAGTGGACTTTATCTCCATACACACCTATCCCGTTTGGGAATACAGGCACATCAGCGAGGCGCTCAACTACACCAGGGAAAATTACTACGCGGTAGCAAATAAATATCCACAAAAGCAGGTCGCAATCACTGAGGCAGGCTGGGCAACAAGTTCGAATGGCAGGGGTATCCATCCTGAAAATGTGAATGAAGAATTTCAGAAGATCTACTTCGAAAAGCTGATGGAGTGGACAGCAAAAGAAAACATCCTGGCCTTTTTCTTCGAGGCTTTCGATGAATCGTGGAAAGGCTCTCCTGAACCCCTTGAGCCCGAAAAACACTGGGGTTTATTCAAGGTTGACCGGACACCGAAGGTTGCGGTGAAGCAGGTGAATGGGAAATGA
- a CDS encoding glycosyl hydrolase: MSYRAERFLKFKESGMIQSESFFDDKTNDDIRSMFVEVLDGGVHGFCFSIYEDGQKPGDIISAGQIRRRMEILKPYTGWVRSFSCIQGNELVPKIAKELGLKTLVGAWLGKEEDKNREEIENLIQLAKEGFVDIAAVGNEVLYRKDMDETELINYIKLVKNQIPGVPVGYVDAYYEFSKRPAITEACDVVLCNCYPFWEGTDFRWALQHMQQMYNQAKAAGNGKRVIITETGWPNKGASLGNAAPDELSAMKYFINTQLWAKDEEIEVFYFSSFDESWKVGVEGDVGAFWGIWDRFEKLKYVG; the protein is encoded by the coding sequence ATGTCCTACAGAGCAGAAAGGTTTTTAAAGTTTAAAGAATCAGGAATGATTCAAAGCGAAAGCTTCTTTGATGATAAAACAAATGACGACATCCGCAGCATGTTTGTTGAAGTGTTGGATGGCGGGGTTCATGGCTTTTGTTTCAGCATTTATGAGGATGGCCAGAAACCCGGCGATATCATTTCGGCGGGGCAGATCAGGCGGAGGATGGAAATCCTGAAGCCTTACACGGGCTGGGTGAGGTCGTTTTCCTGCATTCAGGGAAATGAATTGGTTCCCAAAATTGCCAAAGAGCTCGGCCTCAAAACACTTGTTGGCGCCTGGCTGGGCAAAGAGGAAGATAAAAACCGCGAGGAGATCGAAAATCTGATTCAACTGGCTAAAGAGGGCTTTGTGGATATTGCCGCAGTGGGTAACGAAGTGCTCTACCGTAAGGATATGGACGAAACTGAGCTTATAAATTACATCAAACTGGTGAAAAATCAGATTCCCGGCGTGCCTGTCGGCTATGTGGATGCTTACTACGAGTTTTCGAAAAGACCCGCTATAACCGAAGCCTGCGATGTCGTTTTGTGCAACTGCTATCCATTTTGGGAAGGCACAGATTTCAGGTGGGCGCTCCAGCACATGCAGCAGATGTATAACCAGGCCAAAGCAGCCGGAAATGGTAAAAGGGTCATCATTACCGAAACAGGCTGGCCAAACAAAGGCGCTAGCCTCGGCAATGCTGCGCCTGATGAATTGAGCGCCATGAAATATTTCATCAACACACAGCTTTGGGCTAAAGATGAAGAGATTGAAGTGTTTTACTTTTCCTCCTTTGACGAATCGTGGAAAGTGGGCGTTGAAGGGGATGTTGGTGCATTCTGGGGCATTTGGGACCGCTTTGAAAAATTGAAATATGTCGGTTAA